From a single Bacteroidota bacterium genomic region:
- a CDS encoding sigma-70 family RNA polymerase sigma factor produces METKTDEIWMKEVKEGNLESMIPLFEKYQVPLFNFFLRLTGNRMNSEDLAHTVFSRVMMYRESYTDGKSFRSWLYQMARNVHIDHYHKNKQYVNGDLIMMYKSADSADALEEMERNEKYNALYDALEQLTEEQKEIIELSRFQGLKYEEISEITGNSVPAIKVKVHRAMHKLREYYFQLV; encoded by the coding sequence ATGGAAACTAAAACCGATGAGATTTGGATGAAGGAAGTTAAAGAGGGTAACCTGGAATCAATGATTCCATTATTTGAAAAATACCAGGTTCCTCTCTTTAATTTTTTCCTCAGATTGACCGGTAACCGGATGAATAGCGAAGACCTTGCCCATACGGTTTTTTCACGGGTTATGATGTACCGCGAATCCTATACAGATGGCAAGTCATTCAGGTCCTGGCTTTATCAGATGGCAAGAAATGTACATATTGATCATTATCATAAGAACAAGCAATATGTGAACGGTGATCTTATCATGATGTACAAGTCCGCGGATTCGGCCGATGCATTAGAGGAAATGGAGCGAAATGAAAAATATAATGCTTTATATGATGCTTTGGAACAGCTAACGGAAGAGCAGAAGGAGATAATAGAACTGAGTCGTTTCCAGGGGCTGAAGTATGAAGAAATCTCGGAAATAACGGGAAATTCCGTTCCGGCAATTAAAGTTAAGGTTCACCGGGCCATGCATAAATTAAGGGAGTACTATTTTCAATTGGTTTAA